From one Lycium ferocissimum isolate CSIRO_LF1 chromosome 7, AGI_CSIRO_Lferr_CH_V1, whole genome shotgun sequence genomic stretch:
- the LOC132064560 gene encoding serine/threonine-protein kinase-like protein At5g23170, which produces MKVYEDEELEKATENFSQSKLIGKGSHGCVYKGILKDGKIIAIKKQSLGLQKIEDNSKLKNEVSILSSLPENSFIVNFLGTSHHDDDLAKNENFLIMEYLPNGTLYQMLHAQNNILPNWPKRAQIAIQVAKAIQFLHQAKPSSVVHRDIKSANILFDSNWNAKLADLGLALRMKNDSENHDDDSPSHRANSVTRPAGTIGYLDPAYTKPSKLSTKNDVFSFGVLLFEIMSSRKVIDVSKSPVSIVDWATKLIKERRALEICDKRMHVPWYMEATIKNMLSIATRCVSEKKIARPSIEEVVMEMENVIIEPIKYPLWNILRGLTLLKKKRKRCKKNCSIITTNVTKTCAQHEGKVEIDMSSRRKLLIREILADRVTE; this is translated from the coding sequence ATGAAAGTATATGAGGATGAAGAGCTCGAAAAAGCCACAGAAAACTTCTCACAATCAAAACTCATTGGCAAAGGAAGCCATGGATGTGTATACAAAGGTATCTTAAAAGATGGTAAGATCATAGCCATAAAGAAACAATCATTGGGActtcaaaaaattgaagacaacTCCAAGCTCAAAAACGAAGTAAGTATTTTATCGTCTCTGCCAGAAAACTCTTTCATCGTTAACTTTCTTGGAACGAGTCATCATGATGACGACTTAGCCAAGAATGAAAATTTTCTGATCATGGAGTACTTGCCAAATGGTACCCTCTATCAAATGCTTCATGCACAAAACAATATCCTTCCTAACTGGCCTAAACGTGCCCAAATAGCCATTCAAGTAGCTAAAGCAATCCAATTTCTTCATCAAGCTAAGCCTTCATCAGTTGTTCATAGAGATATAAAGTCTGCCAATATTTTGTTTGATTCAAATTGGAATGCTAAGTTGGCTGATCTTGGACTTGCcctaaggatgaaaaatgatagCGAAAATCACGACGACGACTCACCGAGTCATCGTGCCAACTCGGTGACTCGACCGGCTGGCACGATCGGATACTTGGATCCTGCTTACACCAAACCAAGCAAGTTAAGCACGAAAAATGACGTGTTTAGTTTTGGGGTACTACTCTTTGAGATTATGTCTTCAAGAAAAGTGATCGATGTTTCGAAATCACCCGTTTCTATAGTTGATTGGGCAACCAAATTGATCAAAGAAAGACGTGCTTTGGAAATTTGTGACAAAAGAATGCATGTACCTTGGTACATGGAGGCCACGATAAAGAACATGTTGAGCATAGCCACACGTTGTGTCTCCGAAAAGAAAATAGCAAGACCATCAATTGAAGAAGTAGTGATGGAAATGGAGAATGTGATAATAGAGCCAATTAAGTATCCTTTATGGAATATATTACGAGGCCTTAcacttttgaaaaagaaaagaaaaagatgcaAGAAAAATTGCAGTATTATTACTACAAATGTTACCAAGACATGTGCACAACATGAAGGGAAGGTAGAAATTGATATGTCATCAAGAAGGAAGTTGTTAATTAGGGAAATATTGGCAGATAGAGTCACGGAGTAG
- the LOC132064561 gene encoding small ribosomal subunit protein eS12-like has protein sequence MSGEDAAVAVPVAETPAPAALGEPMDIMTALQLVLRKSKAHGGLARGLHEGAKVIEKHAAQLCVLAEDCDQPDYVKLVKALCADHNVSLITVPNAKTLGEWAGLCKIDSEGKARKVVGCGCVVVKDYGEETEGLHIVQEYVKSH, from the exons ATGTCTGG AGAGGATGCTGCTGTTGCTGTTCCTGTTGCGGAGACTCCTGCTCCAGCAGCACTTGGAGAGCCCATGGATATCATGACTGCTTTGCAGCTGGTTCTCAGGAAGTCTAAAGCTCATGGAGGTCTTGCTCGTGGACTCCATGAAGGTGCTAAGGTCATTGAGAAGCATGCTGCACAGCTTTGTGTCCTAGCTGAGGACTGTGACCAACCTGATTATGTCAAACTTGTGAAAGCACTTTGTGCTGATCACAATGTCAGTTTGATTACTGTCCCCAATGCTAAAACTCTTGGTGAATGGGCTGGT TTGTGTAAGATTGATTCTGAAGGGAAAGCCAGGAAGGTTGTTGGTTGCGGCTGTGTTGTCGTGAAG GATTACGGGGAAGAGACCGAGGGTCTCCACATCGTCCAAGAGTACGTGAAATCTCATTAG